In Bacillus toyonensis BCT-7112, a single window of DNA contains:
- a CDS encoding ABC transporter substrate-binding protein, whose protein sequence is MLHTKKMFMFCIMILMVIIAGCSKEEKKENDPSAKAKDSYTVKHAMGETTVNGTPKKVVVLTNEGAEALLAVGVTPVGTTKPRAGDEWYPHLAKELKDTKVVGTERDINLEAVMKLKPDLIIGNKMRHEKIYEQLKEIAPTVYAETLRGDWKENFTLYTKAVNKEKEGQKAIEDYKKRIEGMKEKLGDKLSSKVSIIRFVPGDVRIYQKNSFSGVVLNDIGFKRPPLQDKDEFAIKGITKEQIPNMDGDYLFYFTSDKDGDKKNEGNTLAKEWTEDPLFKQLQASKNNKVFQVDEVIWNTAGGIKAANLMLDDIEKYFLK, encoded by the coding sequence ATGTTACATACTAAAAAAATGTTTATGTTCTGCATTATGATACTTATGGTTATAATCGCAGGGTGTAGTAAAGAAGAAAAAAAAGAAAATGATCCATCAGCTAAAGCGAAAGATTCTTATACTGTAAAGCATGCAATGGGGGAAACAACAGTAAATGGTACACCTAAAAAAGTTGTTGTTTTAACAAATGAAGGTGCAGAGGCTCTTCTAGCTGTGGGAGTAACGCCAGTTGGAACTACGAAACCGCGTGCGGGTGATGAATGGTACCCTCATTTAGCGAAAGAGTTAAAAGATACGAAAGTTGTAGGAACTGAGCGTGATATTAATTTAGAGGCAGTAATGAAGCTTAAGCCGGATTTAATTATCGGGAATAAAATGCGTCATGAAAAAATATATGAACAATTGAAAGAAATCGCGCCAACTGTATACGCTGAAACATTGCGTGGAGATTGGAAGGAAAACTTTACGCTCTATACAAAGGCTGTAAATAAAGAAAAAGAAGGTCAAAAGGCAATTGAAGATTATAAAAAGCGTATTGAAGGAATGAAAGAGAAGCTAGGAGATAAATTAAGCTCTAAAGTTTCTATTATTCGCTTCGTTCCAGGTGATGTTCGTATATATCAAAAGAACTCATTCTCAGGTGTTGTTTTAAACGATATTGGATTTAAACGACCACCATTACAAGATAAAGATGAATTTGCGATAAAAGGAATTACAAAAGAACAAATTCCAAATATGGACGGGGACTACTTATTCTATTTCACATCTGATAAAGATGGCGATAAGAAGAATGAAGGAAACACGTTAGCAAAAGAATGGACAGAAGACCCACTCTTTAAGCAGCTACAAGCCTCTAAAAATAATAAAGTATTCCAAGTAGATGAAGTAATTTGGAATACAGCAGGCGGTATTAAAGCAGCAAACCTAATGCTAGATGATATTGAAAAATATTTTCTGAAATAA
- the dat gene encoding D-amino-acid transaminase yields MKATHKDWILFNGRIVNTKKEQPMVALEERGFQFGDGIYEVFRLYDGKPHLLDLHLERFFKSMEEIKLIAPFTKEELVEELHQMIEKNQFQEDGNVYLQISRGAQARNHVYEKDLQPTYFANIVSFPRPVATMEVGIKVTIEEDIRWKFCHIKSLNLLPNIMIKNKINEQGYQEAILVRDGVVTEGCHSNFFIVKNDKLITHPADHFILHGITRYYVITLAKELHIEVEEREFSLQEVYEADECFFTATPLEIFPVVQIGDEQFASGERGPITKKLQSAYEESISLFKVTN; encoded by the coding sequence ATGAAAGCTACTCATAAAGATTGGATTTTGTTTAATGGGAGAATTGTAAATACGAAGAAAGAACAGCCGATGGTTGCATTAGAAGAGCGAGGTTTCCAATTTGGTGATGGTATATATGAGGTATTCAGACTATACGATGGGAAGCCACATTTATTAGATTTACATTTGGAGCGTTTTTTTAAATCAATGGAAGAAATTAAACTCATTGCACCATTTACAAAGGAAGAGTTAGTAGAAGAGCTACATCAAATGATTGAAAAAAATCAATTTCAAGAAGATGGTAATGTATATTTACAAATATCAAGAGGTGCTCAAGCAAGAAACCATGTATATGAAAAAGACCTTCAACCAACGTATTTTGCAAATATTGTTTCGTTCCCAAGACCAGTCGCTACGATGGAAGTCGGTATAAAAGTAACGATAGAGGAGGATATAAGATGGAAATTTTGTCATATAAAATCATTAAATCTACTTCCTAATATCATGATTAAAAATAAAATAAATGAACAAGGATATCAAGAAGCGATTTTAGTGCGAGATGGAGTTGTAACAGAGGGATGTCATTCTAATTTTTTCATAGTAAAAAATGATAAACTGATTACACATCCAGCTGATCACTTTATTTTGCATGGTATTACTCGCTATTATGTTATAACATTAGCGAAAGAGTTACATATCGAAGTAGAAGAACGAGAATTTTCATTACAAGAGGTATATGAGGCGGATGAGTGCTTTTTTACAGCGACACCACTCGAAATATTCCCGGTTGTTCAAATTGGCGATGAACAGTTTGCTAGCGGCGAAAGAGGACCAATTACGAAAAAACTACAATCTGCATATGAAGAAAGTATTAGTTTGTTTAAAGTGACAAATTAA
- a CDS encoding N-acetylmuramoyl-L-alanine amidase yields the protein MKLVIDAGHGGYDSGAVGNGLVEKNLTLQIARRVRDILSANYPITIKMTRDSDVFISLSERANIANSFGADYFISFHINSGGGTGFESYIYNGLSNSSSAYAKQQKIHAAVNPVLTKYGLRDRGAKKANYAVLRETAMDAILTETAFIDTTFDANLLKNPQFIEDLCQAYVNGIAAIFGVAPNPNPPNPQPPNPQPPNPQPTPQTKGIAYILGKNVNLRSGPSTSSSVIRQLNSPESYVVYQESNGWLDLGNGQWVYYDPSYINFVKTSNSDGSAIGVAYIQGTNVNLRSGPSTSSSVIRKLNKPESYLVFINQNSWLNLGGNQWVYNDPSYIKYNRY from the coding sequence ATGAAACTTGTAATAGACGCAGGTCACGGTGGATATGATTCTGGTGCTGTTGGTAATGGTTTAGTAGAAAAAAACTTAACACTTCAAATAGCGAGACGTGTGCGAGACATTCTATCTGCAAACTACCCAATTACTATTAAAATGACACGTGATAGTGATGTATTTATCTCTTTATCAGAACGTGCTAATATCGCTAATTCTTTTGGAGCAGATTACTTTATCTCATTTCATATAAATAGTGGCGGTGGAACTGGATTTGAAAGTTATATTTATAATGGGTTATCTAACAGTAGCTCCGCATATGCAAAGCAACAAAAAATTCATGCAGCAGTCAATCCTGTATTAACAAAATACGGCCTTCGTGACCGAGGGGCAAAAAAAGCAAATTATGCAGTACTAAGAGAGACTGCAATGGATGCAATTTTAACTGAGACTGCTTTTATTGATACAACGTTTGATGCAAATTTATTGAAAAACCCACAATTTATTGAAGATCTATGTCAAGCATATGTAAACGGAATAGCAGCTATTTTTGGAGTAGCTCCGAATCCAAATCCTCCAAATCCACAACCTCCAAATCCACAACCTCCAAACCCTCAGCCAACACCACAAACGAAGGGAATTGCTTATATACTTGGGAAAAATGTAAATTTAAGAAGTGGCCCATCAACATCATCTTCAGTAATTCGCCAATTAAACTCTCCAGAATCGTATGTCGTATATCAAGAAAGTAACGGATGGTTAGACTTAGGTAACGGACAGTGGGTGTATTATGACCCGTCTTACATTAATTTTGTAAAGACGAGCAATAGTGATGGTAGCGCAATCGGTGTCGCATATATACAAGGAACGAATGTGAATTTAAGAAGTGGTCCATCAACATCTTCTTCAGTAATTCGTAAATTAAATAAACCAGAATCTTATTTAGTATTTATTAATCAAAACAGTTGGTTGAACCTTGGTGGAAATCAGTGGGTGTATAATGATCCATCATATATTAAATATAATCGATATTAG